In Xiphophorus maculatus strain JP 163 A chromosome 9, X_maculatus-5.0-male, whole genome shotgun sequence, the genomic window GACAAAGCAAAGTCTTCAAACGGAAAAGCTacatttaagttttctttttccaactcAATTTAACTTGTCAATTAGAAAAACTGGCACTGAAAGTGGAAAATACCTCTAGGAAGCACCAAATACACTCAGCAAAGCACAGAAAAGTACTTGAGAGgagctaaaacaaaagaaattaaattcccTCTGTAGATTAAGCAGTAAGGCCTGTACTGAGCCACTCAGCACAGGCACGAAATATGAAACAATATCTCCCATTTAAACTTGTTTACcattctgaataaaaacagcGGCGTGTCCACCGACTTACAAATTTATTCCACGTCTTCTACACAACAACACAGTTCAGGGCGAAGTACTGCAGTGAAGCTGTTCTTCATTAATTCAATTAGAAGGTAATGGGCCACATAGTAATCgtgtatctctctctctctctctctctctcacacacacacaccacacaagAGTGGAAGATGGTGTTACACAAGGCGTCCTCTATCATAATGGTTTTCAAAAGAACTGGATGTGTCTGCTGCCTCAACACGGACCCtgttcagtttttcctttttgacattttgagaaAGAATGGAAAAGATGAAAGTcaacaaagttaattttaagattttctgaaaCGCATGAAGCCTAAAAGAAATCAGGATGACAAGAGAAGTTTAAAGTATAATCCCCCCCTCCCAAACAGCTATATGGAATTATGTTAAAGTAAACCAATAAATATGGTTTCAGTAATTTTCTTTAATTCCTTCACTGCTGTTTAGGTGCTTTTCACCTCTGCCATCAGTAAAGAGGAAGTCTCTTTAAACGCTGATGATCTTGACAGACAGCTGTCTTTAACCTCCAATCAGAGAAGATGCAGCACCAAGTGCTGAAATGTGCAGGAGATCAAGGAGGCAAAAACAGGGACATATAACATGTACATGAGGCCGGGGTGAGGCATAGCAGAGCTGACTGATCAACATGAAGCTGCCAGGAGGAGGTTAGCAACAAACAACATttagaaatatgtaaaagataATATAAAATAAGTGGAATCTCTGTAAATCAAACCTGCTTTTAAGTGGGCtgtcttttgaatatttaagcAATGCTAAAAGCGACGCTGGCCAAGTGGCCAGTATCGGTTGACCGATACTTTGTGTATGTGCAATGTAAATCCAGACAGGTATTCTAGAAATGTTCCTTAGCTTTGTGCTAAAACCAGAAACTAAACCAGAAActctgtttaaacatttaaccCAGTGGAAACTGCAGATCAAAACGATTTATATTcaagtttctaaatgtttttagagtaagaaaagtgaaaaactttCTTACCTATTAACTTATATTCAACTTAGTAACAAAGGCACGTTAAAATTTGAACTTTATTAGCCTAAACAGACACTTTTTTGGCTTGTGGTTTACACATAAGTTACTAAATTTCATCCCTTAAAGCATATAATATTTAAGGGTTTTAGCAAGCTAATGTGATTACTGTTTTAATGGCAATTCTTTATAAATACACTCAAAAATGAAGAAGCTGGTGCTGAGCAATTTAaggagaacattttcattttaaatgcctAACCTGAGGATAATTTCATTTCATCAGGATTTATTGCTTCAATGCATCATAGGGCTTGTAGTTTTGCCCCACCATAGTGCTGCATGGATTCCTCACTACAAAATTACAGAAGAGGCAAATACTGCCAGTACAATTGTcatgaaaaagataaataaatgcaaacaagAAACAATGAGTACACTTATAACTAAATTATTAATtgttcatctgttttatttattttcttgcatgTATACAAAGAGTAAAAGGGCCAGTGTTGCCTACAATCACCAAATTTAAGTTCTTCAGGCTTGCTACTTTTGTTAAGATCAACATTGTGAttccaaagaaaaatgtcatttaagaTGCTGCTAtgccattttgtattttttctaactttctaACAATAATAAGACACACAAAACTACACCGCAACGCTCAGAGCTCTGTAATTCTTAATGAGTACAAGTGAGGACcagaaaattctgaaaattatAATAACCAGTGATGTTTGgttgaaaaacacataaatggacaaatgaaagaaaatgatggcagttaaactactttaaaataaactgagaaGAAGATAGAATGCTTCTGTAAACTAAGTGACCACAACTGGGCAGCAGCCTGCTTACAAAGTTGAATATTATAACAAAGTTGTATGATTCATACGTTCCTGTTTCagtttaacaaaatgaaaagctcGCCTGTGGCTAGGTGACTTTCACAGCCTATTCTGTTTATTCTCAAGACAAATTTAAtcaacatttcaacaaaaaaaaaaactctccggTGAGCATCCACTCAAGGAGAAAGAGAGCTGTTATTCATCAATGAAATCCTCCCAAACTGACCAAAACTGTGAGTCAAAAATCCCCCCCAGTATGAAACATAAGTGAACATAATcataataagagaaaaaaatacaaaatatttccacaaaCAGGCTTTTGTAAAGTTAATGGAGTCAGAGACAAAAGCCAGAACAAATTTCTTGCCAGTTTTACGCCTGGAAGTCAAAATAAACACTACTGTTGAGCTGAGTCTAAGCCACAATCTACATGAAGCACTTTTAGCTCCATAAACAGGCAGTGAACCCTCAGTTTCCAGTAAAGACATTCctcacacacataaacaaacatcaattttttttacatgactgATGTTTGTAATCTCTTCAGCTGCCCTGAATCTCCCATAATAGTCAGAAAAGGATTTCTTAATACAAGAAAACCTAACAAGCTCATTAATTTAGCTGCTAATTTTAGACATAATAAAATCAGTGATAGCTACTGTACGAGGAAATGGTTGATAAGATTAACCTCTATCTCGTCTTCTTTTCAGACTCTAGGTGGCCTCTTCCAGATTTTCTCTGCCCAATCTGGCTCTTCCTTGATGTGCTCTTCTCTACAGCGTCCATTATGCACCTCTGTGCCATCTCACTGGATCGCTACATCGCCATCAAGAAGCCGATTCAACACAGCCAATACAAATCCAGAGCCAAAGCCCTGGCCAAGATCGCACTCGTTTGGCTCATATCCATTTGTAAGCTTATTATTTATCCTTCCTCTAAGTAAAGAACTGGGTATTTTATGATCTCTGGACCATATCCTGCCTTTTAGGTGACCCATGAAGAGGCTTAGTGTTCGTGCTTGGGTTGCTATGTTAACTAGCTTTTAGAGAGCcgtgaaaaagttatttttgtcacatttagatgttttagatcaaaatattatattatcagacaaaacaaacctataaaatgtaattttcaaatgatgattttatgttatgtgaaaaaaacaagaaaacccaCACCAACTTGATGACTGTTTGACCTAATGAATCAGAATCACCTAATATCTGTCTGGCACCTTGAAGTGAGCTGCAAGATTTCAAAAAGGAACTAGAAGAGATGATGCCCATcattctaatatatatatatatatatatataaataaagtagcaaccttttgcagTGATtgctgctttgcacacactctgcattttcttgatgagcttgaagaggtcgtcacctgaaatggttgacacttcataggtgtgccctgtcaggttaataagtgggatttcttgccttataaatagtcatcaaaacaaagaaaacccattgaattagaaaggtgtgtccaaactcttggtctgtactatatatatatatatatatatatatatatttttttttttttttttgtggagtgCATTGAGACAACAGTGGTTGTGAATGTGGCGCTTTACTAATAAGCTGAATTCAACTGAATTGAAAtgtaaagaacaaaacaggGAGCGTCTGGGGTTACAGTAAGGGTGggtgatatggacttaaagtctaattacaatattttgggttgctattgtgataacaatataAATTGACAACAAGAaccatttattactttttttttaggtaacagTATGACTGTGTCACAGCAATATGGCCCCACAAACATCAATtatgctcttgaaaaacattcccatttgtaaatgcttctttaggacacaAGTCAAGTAAAGAAGTGCAATTTATATtactaaactgcacacaaaaGCAGTATCTtcaaatttattggtatttattgatCTCTTCATTgaacagtggaaaaaaatagtAACACTATACTTTTACATTAGTTGGAGTTTATCATGACAATAAATCTGAATTCTTGTAAGAAATTTCTCATGATAaatgatgataaaataaatatccacCCCTATATTACAGCTTATTTTAATGAGTTtgaaaagacaaatatttacagtaaaacattaagCTATAGTTGTTAATAAAGTATATCAAACATTAGATTCAGGAGCTTAATatcaaatatataatttgaaCTATGAACCAATCCTAGTTTTTCATGTGGACCTTTAGGAAAACGAATTGCTCACTGCTGCACCAACCATTTGTCACACAAATCTCTGGAGTAGTCACATATTACTCATTAGTTTTCCCCATAAGAACCAAGTTTTTGATTTAGGATTTTTTGCAGCTCAGGTCAAGAGTCAAATATCTGTCAGCTGCTATAAATGAAAATCTTTCATCTGGGAAAGCGATTGGGTAGATGAGTAAACGGATGGAAGGTTGTATCGTGGCCAATTTATCCAGTAAAGTTTTTCCATCGTTCACTGGGTATTAACAATGAGCTgccaacaaaaacaatagtGTTGTACTTGACCAAACATACCATAATCTcctagattaaaaatatatttaaaaatggcttCAGAGTTGttagtgtttatttttgccaatATTAACagtattttccattttccaggTATTGCAATCCCAATCCCGATAAAAGGGCTGAAGAATCTTCACGACAAGAATGTCACCTTCAACAGTAATCACACATGCCTGCTGAAACCAAACACTTTTTCAGAGTTCATCATCTTTGGCTCCCTGACAGCATTCTTCATCCCTTTGACAATCATGATGATCATCTACCTTCTCACCGTGCAAGTGTTGCGCAAAAAGGTTTATTTGCTGCGGTCAAAGGTGAGCCAGCGCTTTAGCTCCTCACCGATCTCCACAGTTTTCCAAAGCGACCCGGCCTTAGCTTCTCCTCAAGCTGAGCAAATGAACATGTTGGATATCAGACTTCCCAGGCATCCAGAAAAACCAAATGCGGAGATGATGACCGCTCCCACGGAGAATGAAATATCCTTCCGCAGAATGTCGACGATGGGCAAGAAGTCAATGCAGACTCTGAGCAACGAGCAGCGCGCCTCCAAAGTGCTGGGCATAGTCTTCCTCCTGTTTGTCGTCATGTGGTGCCCGTTCTTCATCACAAACATCACCTCTGCTCTGTGCTCCAGCTGTGTTGAGAAAGTTATTTCCCGTCTGATGGAGATCTTTGTCTGGGTTGGTTACGTGTCATCAGGGATCAATCCTCTGGTCTACACACTTTTCAATAAAACCTTCAGGGAAGCTTTTACGCGCTACATCACCTGCAACTACAAAACTTGCACGAGGGACAGGCTGGGACGGCAGCTTGGCTCGACTGCTGCAGACTGGAATCTTACAAGCATTTCGTTTAAATCTTCCATGGCAGAGAACTCAAAACTGTTCATGAAGCGGGGAATGAAGAACGGCATTGGACGAGTGAGCTACCAAAGTCCACTAAGGTGCCAGCAGGCTGTGCAGTCACCAGGTGGTGTTCTGCTAAACACAATTCTTTTGActgaaaatgaagattttaaacAGGAAGAACATGTAAGCTGTGTATGAATAGAGACAAAGATGATGTGGTTTGGTTTGGTGcatattcaaattcaaagaCAAAGGCTTACCCAcgatatgaaaaaaaagagactaagATTGGAGTCTGCACCTATGACATAATGATGAAGCAACAAAACCTACAtttccttgcaaaagttttacaacccctttaacattttgtcataaaGTACTGGATAattatgaaatgaaagaaaaaagtttacatacttttacaaaatgttttacaaattagGATATAAAAAGCTCTGGACATTGACAGGGGCATCCTAACAAACATAATTTGATCTAAACCTCAGTCTGTCTGTTCAGACATAGTTGAGTTTCTCTAGTTTATCCTGCAATTAGCACCATCTACTTTCAAATCCACATTCCTATTCCTAAGATGTTTCCCCAAAGCATGGTGCTACCACTACCATATTTCACCCTGGGGATGGTGAGTTTGGGGTGATGTACTGTCTCTGGCATGAAAAGTCAACATTCGTCTCATTCGACCAGAGCGCCTTCTTCCCCATGGTTGTGTTGCGCCCCCTCCAGGCAATTTGTTGCAATTGATTTCATTTAGGGGTATCATTTCTTTCAACTTTACAATAATCAAGGTAAtctttaacacattaaaaatccTCAGTACAGTGCATTAAATTTTGAGaatgtaatttgacaaaaaaaatctgagggctttcaaaacttttgcaagTCAGTGTTTCTTGTTGCATCATCTTTGCAGCGGGCCTTTAAACACATGTTATTTTTACCATGTAATTTGTTGATATACTTGAAGAGAAAGCTTCAGTTTCCAGACAGTATTCAGAaaagagctggaaaaaaaaaagctgcaactGTTTCACTAAACGAGCAGAATATGCTGAATAGGAACCCGTTTAGGCCAAAAGACGTGACAACCTGGGAAAAACTCTGAATGCtgtatataataatatattccTCTGCTGATCCTTAAATTTGGACTGTCTAAATATGCTGTAAACCCTCTCAGACCACAtgcttacattttaaaacaatatgatTCTCTTCTGTAAAGGGCAAATTCTTTGAACTCttgatactttttaaatttgagaatGATTGGGATGTTCTCCTGTATGTGTATTGCAGCCTGCtggtttgaaatgttaaaaatggtTTTGGAATGGCAGTCTGTACATATGAATGAACAAAGAGATAAAATGGATTCTGAatgttctttaataaaacaaatacttcGTTTTGCCATCTTCTAAAGCAAAAACTGTCCAAAGCACAACGAGATGCCAAGATGCTGCCTTctgaaaaatgactaaataaataaaagtttgaggGGAATAGAGAAACAGTCTGGCAGCAATTCCAGTGTGTGTAGACTTAAAGTGCAACGGCATTAGGACTGGTCGATATTCGAGTGAGAAATGATGCTTATAGTGTTGGTACATATTGCGATAAGGATATCAGTTGTGTCAGTTGTGACATTTgtccattttcttctttcctctttttctcatctctgcttccagcactctgtgacctttagcCTTTTGTGTCCTGTGAGAGCGCCTGCTGCTGTGAGGACATCCAActgattaaatattacattagccTAAGAAAATGCATGTTCATAACACTTGGGATGTATTAGCCAAGCATTATTGCTCTCCAAACAGCATTATCCAGAATCAGTACTGCATACATTGATATATCCGCAATGTACTGTGCAACCATACATGTATTCAACTGCAGCTAATTATTTGTATGCATACATCAGATGATGACATTTTTCAGgggcaaaaataattcaaacacataaacacTTCTAGTTTAGATTAAACTCAGCCTAACTGAGAAAATAGGATTAACGAGAAAGAAATGCCCAGTTTACACAGAGGTAAAAacgaagcagaagaagaaagtgtgATCCTTGCTTAGACCTCCGACTCCTTTCAAGAGCTCCATTTATTTATAATGAAAGAGAGAAACACGGTAGACTCAAACTTGGAGTTGACCTGATTGCCTGGTTGTGCACATGACTAAATGAGTCATTGGGGTTGGAAAAGTGTGGACTAAGTGTAATCCTGTGGTTCATGAGTCTTTCTAAACAAAGGAGATTTATGGAGGTTTTTTCAAGCAGTAAATTGATCACATACACCATCCAGAACCTTTTTTGGACTTCAGTGTGTAcacactgatttttatttgacatgcCATTAAACAATGCTTGGATTTAATGATAAAATTCATAATAATGTAAGAGAGAAAAGCACATATAAATACAATGCCTGGCAAAGATATTAAAGGTATTCACATACTTTATTGCTTCCACTTTTTTCTGCATTGCGACTGTCACAATGCAAAccctgaatgttttttattgggattttatgtgatagatcaacaaaATCTCATTCgtaattttgaagtggaagaaaaattacaGCTTGTTTCCAAATTTCATCAAATAAATATCTGCAAACTGTGCTGagcataaatatttatcttcataACAGCTGCAGGTCTTTAGCAGGACTTCTCAACCAGATTTCAACACCTATAGTCTATAAATGTATCCTTAATAAAATGACTGCAGCTCAGTTAGATGGAGAGCCTCCGAACTGCAGTTTTCATGCCTTTTCACAGATACTCCCacggcatgatgctgccacagcCAAGTTTTACCATAGGGATTATTTCTGTGCAAGCTTTCTGCAACATATAGCTTCTTGCAGGCAAGCCAGAAATTTTAATTCAGGTCTATCTGGTATAaagaagatatatatatatatatatatatatatatatatatatttgttgctGTGAAATAACTCTACTTTATGCaaactgtaaaactaaaaagtaatgaaaacataaaaataaatcataaattggTAACTTATTCTCACTCTGGTACCAATCacaccaaaaatacattttactaaaGCAAACCTTAATGTGGTCTTAACTTTACAAGACAATGCATCACTTTGATTAAGCTGAAAAAGGCctttatggaaaataaaaagcatgctGGTGAAAGCTGAAGGAATTAAAATGGGATCCTACCTGAAGAGGATGAAGCCAATGGACTCGACAGCAGCTCTTCTAACGTCATCGTTCACGTCACTCAccttaattaaaataagcagAGTCATTATATCAAGTGGAAAAAACTGACCTCTTCGGTTTTAGTTTTAATGATGTGGCTTCTCATAAAATAAGCACCTCCACTGTCACACCCATGCACAAACGTAGCTTGCAGAGAGCACCCCCTACAGGGCAACCAATAAAACATCAGTGATTCAGTATAAAAACTTAGCAGCAGgaacaaatttgatttttttttctgctttgaacATAAAGTTTCTGAACCTTCAAAAagaattgtgaaaatgtttttagaaaaggtTTAGATCAAACAGAAGTCAAAATATGGTTAATACAGTACAATATTCtcttttaaaaagcaactttGCATGTGTTTTACAGCCAGGTGGATAAACCCGTCCACCTGCCAGTAGGAGAGCTTTACAGATGAAACTCACAGCGACATGCAGCAGGCGTCGGATGGCCTTGTTGTTCCCAGAGCCGCAGTATGCCATTCCAACGGTGTACATACCAGACCGCCTCAAGATGGGGTCCTACCATAAACAATGACAGAAAGCAGAGAGTTGAGctgtgtttgtttgggtttgacTCCCTTCCCACCGCTAACTTTAACAGAATGAAACCTGGCACAGAGTACAAAGCCTCACGTGACATAAAGTAAACAGTCTGCTACAGAGTGCTCAATACATCAAACATATGTGCAGTGCATCAGCCTAATAAAGAATAATGGCTTTTAGTTTATTCTCAAATTGTTTAATGTCCTCCACATTTCCTCCTCCCATGATAAATCAAGCAAGTTTATATAAAATCTACTGGGCAATATgtattgttctgttttaaacaacaaaagttaGTTATCCTCTTAGTGGCTCGAAGTCAAACCTTGTCTCTGCAGAGGCTCTCGATGAGGGCGTCGGCCTCCTCCATGCGTCCGTACATGACCAGAGCAATCCCCACAGCAAGGCCACGCAGGATCTTCTCGTGCTGCGTCTCCTGAGCGTAGCCCACCATGTCCTCGATCGCCTGGGCCGACTTGGAGCCCAGCATGACCAGACCCAGAGCCAGGCCTGCAGCTTCGCCTggagttcatatcaaaccatcagcatgctttgttttgaacttcacctcattaaacacattggtataaaaaataaacaagttctAGGGCTGCTGTGACTCACTGACATAATCAATGAGGTAGAGaagaaaaatctgttgaaaCATCATATGTATCGCGATATACTGTGCAGCCCTAGTTTGTACTGCATAATTTATGCGTTTCATTTTGTTGTAGCGTGAAATAGCCACCAAATTTTgatgttacaaaataaactaaaatatttgggTTTCTTTTGAGAACAAATTATTTAGAATTCACAAAAGTTCTTATAGTGCATTTGCTTCGCCAGAAATGACAACAGTGATTTGGTGATTTCAGCAGCTTTACCAGTGACGGCGTCATCCTGGTAAAGGTTGGACTTCAGCAGGTCATAAACATCCTGTCTGGCTGTTCCCAGAGCAGCTAAACCTAATCCAAGGGCTCCGCCGTGACGGACAatctacaaaagaaaaataattaatccaGACAATTaggaaaaaatctgtttctcaaGCAACATTATATATTAGATTctgaaaggaaataaacaatataaaaagatgggggaaaaaaaccttaCATCATTGCTGGCATTCTTGAGCTGACCGAGCAAATAATCAATGATGTCCCCACCATGATTGGCATGAATGAGGCCCAGAGCATACAGGCCTCCTCCCTCCTGGTAGGCGGAGCCGGGGGAAGTGTCTTTAGGCAAATAAGTGGCCATTAACTGGAGTGCCTCTTTCTCATGACCCTGAAATTCAAAGTCAAATCACAAATTTAAACGAGCTAACAGATTAGTTGTTTCAAATTTCACTTTATAATGATTCAGTCTTACCTTATGAATGACACCCAGACTTGCTGTGGCTGTAAACTTTGCCCAGTTAGTGGCTCTTGCTAACCACTCCAAGTTTTCTCTATAGGAGAAGAAAATTTaacttgtttaaaatgaaatgtgctgcacataTTAAACTTtagtgtctttttatttatgtatttttttacctGAGGAACTGATCACTTGTGGTTCCTGTGTGCATAAAGGAGTTGGCGATAACTGTAGCTGTGTGACACACCGAGTTTCGAACTGCGTCCTGCAGCACCAAAGAATTAAACATTAAGCAAACTTTAACAATGTGTCAATCATCTGAACAAGTTTGCAGCAGTTTCTGGGGTTCATCTCAGCATTTTCtacctttgtgtttttcagaatcATCAGATCTGTGTTGTTATTTCGGATGAGAAACTGTAGGTGTAGCTCTATGGTCATCTCCCCGCTAagaattttgatcattttggcGTTCTGGTCTTTGGGTTCTTCCTTCTAGAATGATTCACAGAGGCCATGAGGAAAACTGAAGTaacagttttcattatttagacagaaaaaaagccaGCATTGTTACACAACATGAAATGCTTACAGTTTCTGCAGCCTTTCCAGCTGGTGAGCTTCCAGCCTTTTCATCAGTCTCCATTGCTTCACTGGAATCCCatcaagaaatattttaattaatttcagttaGTTTACAAGTTATTGGTCAAGCTGGCCAGAAAATGTGaacctaaatatttttcagctCTTTGTACCTTTCCTTGTCTGCTGTGGGAACAGTGCCTGTGTTTGTGGAGCCAGGCACTGCAGGGATGGGCGTTCCTACGGTGTGCAGGTTCTGAATGACAGAGGACAGGAACTGCTGGCTGGCGCTTTCGTAGAGGTCGAAGCAGATCTGGTAGGCCATTAGAAGGTTGTCCTCTTTTACTAGCTTCTCCAGGATGTCGCTGACAGCCTGAGGGTCATCCAGGAAAATCAGGCACTaatgaggaagaaagaaagcaaaacattaaacGTTGGGACTGTTCAGATGTTATGTATGGAACTAAATGGAGAAAAGATTAGTGTTTGATTGGGAGGCAATAAGGGatctgggttttatttgttgctgtttaaaaacagtaaaattgtgtttgtatCACAATGTAAAATAGATCTCTAAAAGAACTATATATCAGGATATTTAGGTCATAGAttatttttggacaattttttccaatttttctaCAACCTTGCCAAATATAActagacaagaaaaaaaaactcaaaatgtttttaattacatttaagaGGAGGGAGATAATAATACTGATGCATCTGTGCAAGAGCACAAAACAGCTATACACGTATACACGGAGCGCATTTATATACAGTTATAACAAAAGACttgcaacaaaaaagaaaagaaaaaaaagaacaagaaaacgCCTGGACAACTTGAGAAATGTACTCTGCTCGCCCCCTGGAGGTGTGCTGTGGTAACTGGAACCAATACCTGCAGATCCATTAACTACTATAAATTGTGATGTTGAGTCCCCCTGTTTCAGAACTGTTCAATAAATTCCCCAGGGAGATTTGGAGGACAAATTAATACTTCAAACTCTTTGCTGTCAACAAAACATGTACATGGATGACAAGACCCAAGGCTTGACAGAAGAACATTACACAAAGCATCACACTGGTtctacagcaggggtctcaaacgccagtcctccagggccacagtcctgcaacttttagatgtgcctctgctgcaccacacctgaacagaataattaggtcattagcaaggctgggagaactgatctacacaaggaggaggtaattaagccatttcattccagtgttttgtgcctgtggcacatctaaaaactgcaggactgcggcccttgacgaccggagtttgagacccctgttctaCAGCTTCTTCCCCGTCATCTACCTGCCGTTGTACGTCCCTCCCAGTAAGGGGTGCAAAAACACCCCACCATGTATATTAAGCCAAGAAAAGCACTGCTcaccaaaccaaaacaactcTATACATTCCTGAtggattttatggttttaaaatgcATCAGATTCACAACCTATTGTCAACAGAATGATAACAACCCTCCATCGAACCCCAAATTCCCAATTTTAGCTAACTCTGGCTTTTACATGTGTTTTTTCACACTGCATGGAGTATGCTGCTATAGGTCAAGATGCCTACAGTCCTAACCTACCAACTATATTAGC contains:
- the htr2b gene encoding 5-hydroxytryptamine receptor 2B; this encodes MFHPLNNSSDADEEPEAQLRWAALLIVMVIIPTIGGNILVILAVSLERKLQNATNYFLMSLAVADLLVGLLVMPIALVTILYNSRWPLPDFLCPIWLFLDVLFSTASIMHLCAISLDRYIAIKKPIQHSQYKSRAKALAKIALVWLISICIAIPIPIKGLKNLHDKNVTFNSNHTCLLKPNTFSEFIIFGSLTAFFIPLTIMMIIYLLTVQVLRKKVYLLRSKVSQRFSSSPISTVFQSDPALASPQAEQMNMLDIRLPRHPEKPNAEMMTAPTENEISFRRMSTMGKKSMQTLSNEQRASKVLGIVFLLFVVMWCPFFITNITSALCSSCVEKVISRLMEIFVWVGYVSSGINPLVYTLFNKTFREAFTRYITCNYKTCTRDRLGRQLGSTAADWNLTSISFKSSMAENSKLFMKRGMKNGIGRVSYQSPLRCQQAVQSPGGVLLNTILLTENEDFKQEEHVSCV